One stretch of Oncorhynchus keta strain PuntledgeMale-10-30-2019 chromosome 18, Oket_V2, whole genome shotgun sequence DNA includes these proteins:
- the LOC127908843 gene encoding circumsporozoite protein-like has protein sequence MVATQLDNNMVATQHGNNMVATQLDNNMVATQLDNNMVAKQHGNNMVATQLDNNMVATQHGNNMVATQHGNNMVATQLDNNMVATQHGNNMVATQHGNNMVATQLDNNMVATQHGNNMVATQHGNNMVATQLDNNMVATQLDNNMVATQLDNNMVATQLDNNMVATQLDNNMVATQHGNNMVATQLDNNMVATQHGNNMVATQHGNNMVATQLDNNMVATQHGNNMVATQLGNNMVATQLDNNMVAPQHGNNMVAPQHDNSMVATQHGNNMVAPQHGNNMVATQHGNNMVAPQHGNNMVAPQHGNSMVATQQHGSTSTWQQHGSNTTWQQRGSNTTWQQRGSNTTWQQHGSNTT, from the coding sequence atggtagcaacacaacttgacaacaacatggtagcaacacaacatggcaacaacatggtagcaacacaacttgacaacaacatggtagcaacacaacttgacaacaacatggtagcaaaacaacatggcaacaacatggtagcaacacaacttgacaacaacatggtagcaacacaacatggcaacaacatggtagcaacacaacatggcaacaacatggtagcaacacaacttgacaacaacatggtagcaacacaacatggcaacaacatggtagcaacacaacatggcaacaacatggtagcaacacaacttgacaacaacatggtagcaacacaacatggcaacaacatggtagcaacacaacatggcaacaacatggtagcaacacaacttgacaacaacatggtagcaacacaacttgacaacaacatggtagcaacacaacttgacaacaacatggtagcaacacaacttgacaacaacatggtagcaacacaacttgacaacaacatggtagcaacacaacatggcaacaacatggtagcaacacaacttgacaacaacatggtagcaacacaacatggcaacaacatggtagcaacacaacatggcaacaacatggtagcaacacaacttgacaacaacatggtagcaacacaacatggcaacaacatggtagcaacacaacttggcaacaacatggtagcaacacaacttgacaacaacatggtagcacctcaacatggcaacaacatggtagcacctcaacatgacaacagcatggtagcgacacaacatggcaacaacatggtagcacctcaacatggcaacaacatggtagcaacccaacatggcaacaacatggtagcacctcaacatggcaacaacatggtagcacctcAACATggcaacagcatggtagcaacgcaacaacatggtagcacctcaacatggcaacaacatggtagcaacacaacttggcaacaacgtggtagcaacacaacttggcaacaacgtggtagcaacacaacttggcaacaacatggtagcaacacaacttga